In Antennarius striatus isolate MH-2024 chromosome 10, ASM4005453v1, whole genome shotgun sequence, one DNA window encodes the following:
- the ppp2r2ba gene encoding serine/threonine-protein phosphatase 2A 55 kDa regulatory subunit B beta isoform isoform X1 has product MKCFSRYLPYIFRPPSTILSSTCHTEADIISTVEFNSSGELLATGDKGGRVVVFQREQESKSQPQRRGEYNVYSTFQSHEPEFDYLKSLEIEEKINKIKWLPQQNAAYFLLSTNDKTVKLWKISERDKRPEGYNLKDEEGRIRNPSTITSLRVPVLQPMDLMVEATARRVFSNAHTYHINSISVNSDLQTFISTDDLRVNLWNLEITDRSFNIVDIKPTNMEELTEVITSAEFHPQQCHTFAYSSSKGSIRLCDMRQAALCDKHCKYFEEPEDPSTRSFFSEIISSISDVKFSHNGRYLMTRDYLTVKVWDLQMENKPLETYQVHDYLRGKLCSLYENDCIFDKFECVWNGSDSVIMTGSYNNFFRMFDRNTKRDVTLEASRENSKPRAILKPRKVCVGGKRRKDEISVDSLDFSKKILHTTWHPQENIIAVAATNNLYIFQDKVN; this is encoded by the exons CTGACATTATCTCAACGGTTGAGTTCAACTCATCGGGGGAGCTGTTGGCCACCGGGGACAAAGGAGGCAGAGTAGTCGTCTTCCAGAGGGAGCAGGAG AGTAAGAGCCAGCCCCAGCGTAGAGGGGAGTACAACGTTTACAGCACATTCCAGAGCCATGAGCCAGAGTTTGACTACCTGAAGAGTTTGGAGATCGAGGAGAAGATCAACAAGATCAAATGGCTTCCCCAGCAGAATGCTGCCTACTTCCTGCTCTCCACCAACG ACAAGACAGTGAAGCTTTGGAAAATTAGTGAGAGAGACAAGCGTCCAGAGGGCTACAACCTGAAGGATGAGGAAGGACGAATCAGAAACCCATCCACCATCACGTCTCTACGG GTGCCTGTGCTGCAGCCGATGGACCTGATGGTCGAGGCTACAGCTAGACGAGTGTTCAGCAATGCCCACACCTACCACATCAACTCCATCTCTGTCAACTCCGACCTTCAGACGTTCATCTCCACTGATGACCTCAGGGTGAACCTGTGGAACCTGGAGATCACCGACCGCAGCTTCA ACATTGTTGACATCAAGCCAACCAACATGGAGGAGTTGACAGAGGTGATCACCTCAGCAGAGTTCCATCCCCAGCAGTGTCACACCTTCGCTTACAGTAGCAGCAAGGGTTCGATACGGCTGTGTGATATGAGACAGGCTGCACTCTGTGACAAACACTGCAAAT ACTTTGAGGAGCCAGAGGATCCCTCCACTCGTTCCTTCTTCTCTGAAATCATCTCATCCATCTCTGACGTAAAGTTCAGCCACAATGGACGTTATCTGATGACAAGGGACTACCTCACCGTCAAAGTGTGGGACCTGCAGATGGAGAACAAACCGCTGGAGACGTACCAG GTTCACGACTATTTACGAGGCAAACTCTGTTCCCTCTATGAGAACGACTGCATCTTTGACAAGTTTGAGTGCGTCTGGAACGGATCAGACAG CGTCATAATGACCGGCTCTTATAACAATTTCTTCCGAATGTTTGACCGCAACACTAAACGTGACGTCACGCTGGAAGCTTCCCGTGAGAACAGCAAACCCAGAGCCATTCTCAAGCCTCGCAAG GTGTGCGTAGGAGGGAAGCGCCGTAAGGACGAGATCAGTGTGGACAGCCTAGACTTCAGCAAGAAGATCCTCCACACTACGTGGCACCCGCAGGAGAACATCATCGCTGTCGCCGCCACCAACAACCTCTACATCTTCCAAGACAAGGTCAACTAA
- the ppp2r2ba gene encoding serine/threonine-protein phosphatase 2A 55 kDa regulatory subunit B beta isoform isoform X2 has product MEEESDTRKINNSFLRDHNYATEADIISTVEFNSSGELLATGDKGGRVVVFQREQESKSQPQRRGEYNVYSTFQSHEPEFDYLKSLEIEEKINKIKWLPQQNAAYFLLSTNDKTVKLWKISERDKRPEGYNLKDEEGRIRNPSTITSLRVPVLQPMDLMVEATARRVFSNAHTYHINSISVNSDLQTFISTDDLRVNLWNLEITDRSFNIVDIKPTNMEELTEVITSAEFHPQQCHTFAYSSSKGSIRLCDMRQAALCDKHCKYFEEPEDPSTRSFFSEIISSISDVKFSHNGRYLMTRDYLTVKVWDLQMENKPLETYQVHDYLRGKLCSLYENDCIFDKFECVWNGSDSVIMTGSYNNFFRMFDRNTKRDVTLEASRENSKPRAILKPRKVCVGGKRRKDEISVDSLDFSKKILHTTWHPQENIIAVAATNNLYIFQDKVN; this is encoded by the exons CTGACATTATCTCAACGGTTGAGTTCAACTCATCGGGGGAGCTGTTGGCCACCGGGGACAAAGGAGGCAGAGTAGTCGTCTTCCAGAGGGAGCAGGAG AGTAAGAGCCAGCCCCAGCGTAGAGGGGAGTACAACGTTTACAGCACATTCCAGAGCCATGAGCCAGAGTTTGACTACCTGAAGAGTTTGGAGATCGAGGAGAAGATCAACAAGATCAAATGGCTTCCCCAGCAGAATGCTGCCTACTTCCTGCTCTCCACCAACG ACAAGACAGTGAAGCTTTGGAAAATTAGTGAGAGAGACAAGCGTCCAGAGGGCTACAACCTGAAGGATGAGGAAGGACGAATCAGAAACCCATCCACCATCACGTCTCTACGG GTGCCTGTGCTGCAGCCGATGGACCTGATGGTCGAGGCTACAGCTAGACGAGTGTTCAGCAATGCCCACACCTACCACATCAACTCCATCTCTGTCAACTCCGACCTTCAGACGTTCATCTCCACTGATGACCTCAGGGTGAACCTGTGGAACCTGGAGATCACCGACCGCAGCTTCA ACATTGTTGACATCAAGCCAACCAACATGGAGGAGTTGACAGAGGTGATCACCTCAGCAGAGTTCCATCCCCAGCAGTGTCACACCTTCGCTTACAGTAGCAGCAAGGGTTCGATACGGCTGTGTGATATGAGACAGGCTGCACTCTGTGACAAACACTGCAAAT ACTTTGAGGAGCCAGAGGATCCCTCCACTCGTTCCTTCTTCTCTGAAATCATCTCATCCATCTCTGACGTAAAGTTCAGCCACAATGGACGTTATCTGATGACAAGGGACTACCTCACCGTCAAAGTGTGGGACCTGCAGATGGAGAACAAACCGCTGGAGACGTACCAG GTTCACGACTATTTACGAGGCAAACTCTGTTCCCTCTATGAGAACGACTGCATCTTTGACAAGTTTGAGTGCGTCTGGAACGGATCAGACAG CGTCATAATGACCGGCTCTTATAACAATTTCTTCCGAATGTTTGACCGCAACACTAAACGTGACGTCACGCTGGAAGCTTCCCGTGAGAACAGCAAACCCAGAGCCATTCTCAAGCCTCGCAAG GTGTGCGTAGGAGGGAAGCGCCGTAAGGACGAGATCAGTGTGGACAGCCTAGACTTCAGCAAGAAGATCCTCCACACTACGTGGCACCCGCAGGAGAACATCATCGCTGTCGCCGCCACCAACAACCTCTACATCTTCCAAGACAAGGTCAACTAA
- the gpr151 gene encoding G-protein coupled receptor 151 — protein sequence MDKFSGSNATVVNSSIDKWSFSERGSLRHLDSGELRVLVPAILGVICILGVVCNLTAMVILFSSAHRGKLSLINSLIFNLMFADGLVLAFTVPFRAASYSKASWNLGWIVCKTADWFFQSCMAAKSFTVAVMAKACYCYVSNPTKQVSIHLGSILVVLFFIWLSACSVTIPQWLFTRLQRDLRGLVCVLMVPPHARDFMSVYVKAYPLGVYCAPLSFALIYFWKAYGQCQRRSSKTQNLRTQIRSRKLTLMLFSLTVAMVILWLPQWVVWVWEHHIAEKQNEGARPLDSSIPLLLTLSGQLLTFSLSLVNPIIVLSLSEEFREGYRGLWRRLTLRKLPPQKAKPGPHNPTAPQSPCPRPETSGQPLGERRHRSSCSQGPSREAKFQPEQRGGGGREADTVSLKDGIVLPDVEQFWQERETGSHTEENDPVPWEHQGKEEDK from the coding sequence atggatAAATTCAGTGGTAGCAATGCCACAGTGGTGAACAGCTCCATAGACAAGTGGTCATTCAGTGAGCGTGGTTCACTCAGACACCTTGACTCTGGTGAGCTGAGGGTCCTGGTGCCGGCTATTCTGGGAGTCATCTGCATCTTGGGTGTGGTTTGTAATCTCACTGCGATGGTCATCCTGTTCTCCAGCGCTCACAGAGGCAAACTATCACTTATCAACTCCCTTATCTTCAACTTGATGTTCGCCGATGGGCTGGTGTTGGCGTTCACGGTGCCTTTCAGGGCTGCCTCCTACTCCAAAGCTAGCTGGAATCTGGGATGGATTGTCTGCAAGACTGCTGACTGGTTCTTCCAGTCCTGTATGGCAGCCAAGAGCTTCACTGTGGCCGTCATGGCCAAAGCGTGTTACTGCTACGTGTCCAACCCCACCAAGCAAGTCAGCATCCACCTGGGCTCCATCCTGGTGGTGCTCTTCTTCATCTGGCTGTCTGCCTGCTCCGTCACCATCCCTCAATGGCTCTTCACTCGGCTGCAGAGGGACCTCCGTGGGttggtgtgtgtgctgatggTTCCTCCTCATGCCAGGGATTTCATGTCTGTGTATGTCAAAGCGTACCCTCTAGGCGTCTACTGTGCACCTTTGAGTTTTGCCCTGATATATTTCTGGAAGGCTTATGGCCAGTGCCAGCGTCGCTCCAGTAAGACTCAGAACCTGCGAACTCAGATCCGATCCAGGAAGCTCACTTTGATGCTATTCAGCCTGACGGTGGCCATGGTTATTCTCTGGCTTCCACAGTGGGTGGTGTGGGTTTGGGAGCACCACATAGCCGAGAAACAAAACGAAGGAGCCCGGCCCCTCGACTCTTCTATACCCCTTCTTCTAACCCTCTCTGGTCAGCTGCTCACCTTCTCTCTGTCCCTGGTGAACCCCATCATCGTCCTCTCCCTTTCGGAGGAGTTCAGAGAGGGCTACAGGGGGCTGTGGAGGCGGCTCACCCTGCGTAAACTCCCTCCTCAGAAAGCAAAACCCGGACCCCACAACCCCACGGCTCCCCAGTCGCCTTGCCCTCGACCGGAGACTTCCGGTCAGCCGCTGGGGGAGAGGAGACACCGGTCAAGCTGCAGTCAGGGCCCCAGCAGAGAGGCCAAGTTCCAGCCGgagcaaagaggaggaggagggagagaggcggaCACGGTGAGCCTCAAAGACGGGATTGTCTTGCCTGATGTGGAGCAGTTCTGGCAGGAGAGGGAGACCGGATCGCACACAGAGGAGAACGACCCCGTGCCGTGGGAGCACCAGGGCAAGGAGGAGGACAAATAA